In one window of Chiloscyllium punctatum isolate Juve2018m chromosome 11, sChiPun1.3, whole genome shotgun sequence DNA:
- the LOC140483196 gene encoding cystatin-like, with the protein MFTWLVLGVLLAAPAQACGLRQKLVGAPEDVSPDDPELQKAVHFAVGAYNKASNDMFASKVVRILSAKQQIVAGVKYTFEVELGRTQCKQGQVHDLETCNFSETPHKTFCKFEVLSIAWTGETSLQSKMCKPSNN; encoded by the exons ATGTTTACCTGGCTCGTGCTCGGCGTGTTGCTGGCCGCACCCGCGCAGGCGTGTGGCTTGCGCCAGAAGCTCGTCGGCGCGCCCGAGGATGTGTCCCCGGACGACCCCGAGCTGCAGAAAGCCGTGCACTTCGCCGTGGGCGCGTACAACAAGGCGTCCAACGACATGTTCGCCAGCAAGGTGGTGAGGATCCTGTCGGCCAAGCAGCAG ATTGTTGCTGGGGTGAAGTACACTTTTGAAGTTGAATTGGGGAGAACCCAATGCAAACAAGGACAGGTTCATGATTTGGAAACTTGCAATTTCAGTGAAACACCACAT AAAACGTTTTGCAAATTTGAGGTTCTTTCAATCGCTTGGACTGGAGAAACTTCTCTGCAAAGCAAGATGTGCAAACCATCAAACAACTGA